In Streptomyces sp. NBC_01707, a genomic segment contains:
- a CDS encoding glutamate ABC transporter substrate-binding protein has protein sequence MTRTFSTRGRLRGWGGVTGMAVACAVTASLTLLPLSHGGSGPFGVGLSGPGTAAAVPASADDCTDPEASLQPSSADGPGIEKIKERGKLIAGVDQNSFRWGYRNPETGKLEGFDIDLVRAIAQNILGDPDKVIFRAIPTNQRIAALENDKVDVVVRTMTINCSRLDQVSFSTAYFQAGQQVLAPKDSPITGYDKSLAGKRVCTAEGSTAYEALEKQSFGAKFKDPHDGTEADEDQLTVPNQLDCLVRLQLGEVDAVVTDNALAAGQAAQDPAVVLKGDKPFTTEYYGVATKHGANDLVARVNQVLVDYRKGGKDSPWMVSYRKWLASGLPGISAPPAPKYRSN, from the coding sequence ATGACCAGGACCTTTTCCACCCGGGGCAGGCTGCGCGGCTGGGGCGGGGTGACGGGGATGGCCGTGGCCTGCGCGGTGACGGCATCCCTCACCCTGCTGCCGCTCTCGCACGGCGGCTCCGGGCCGTTCGGCGTCGGACTCTCCGGGCCGGGTACGGCCGCGGCGGTGCCGGCCAGCGCCGACGACTGCACGGACCCGGAGGCGAGCCTGCAGCCGTCGAGCGCCGACGGACCGGGCATCGAGAAGATCAAGGAGCGCGGGAAGCTGATCGCCGGTGTCGACCAGAACAGCTTCCGCTGGGGCTACCGCAACCCGGAGACCGGGAAGCTCGAGGGGTTCGACATCGACCTGGTGCGGGCCATCGCACAGAACATCCTGGGCGACCCGGACAAGGTGATCTTCCGGGCCATCCCCACCAACCAGCGCATCGCCGCCCTGGAGAACGACAAGGTCGACGTCGTCGTCCGGACGATGACGATCAACTGCAGCCGGCTGGACCAGGTGTCGTTCTCCACGGCCTATTTCCAGGCCGGTCAGCAGGTCCTCGCGCCGAAGGACTCGCCGATCACGGGGTACGACAAGTCCCTGGCCGGCAAGCGGGTCTGCACCGCCGAGGGTTCCACCGCTTACGAGGCACTGGAGAAGCAGTCGTTCGGCGCCAAGTTCAAGGATCCTCACGACGGCACCGAGGCGGACGAGGACCAGCTCACCGTCCCCAACCAGCTGGACTGCCTGGTCCGGCTGCAGTTGGGCGAGGTCGACGCGGTGGTCACCGACAACGCGCTGGCGGCGGGCCAGGCCGCCCAGGACCCGGCCGTCGTCCTCAAGGGCGACAAGCCGTTCACCACCGAGTACTACGGCGTGGCCACGAAGCACGGGGCGAACGACCTGGTGGCCCGGGTCAACCAGGTGCTGGTCGACTACCGCAAGGGAGGCAAGGACAGCCCCTGGATGGTGTCGTACCGGAAGTGGCTGGCGAGCGGACTGCCCGGGATATCGGCGCCGCCTGCGCCCAAGTACCGGAGCAACTAG
- a CDS encoding methyltransferase domain-containing protein: protein MGAYLDQFSEAGAEARRAMVREMVRRGALKDPAWRAAFEEVPRHLFVPYYFVAGTGGPQRLWCEDPDPARRARWLHGAYEDEALATRIRDGELVSSSSQPSLMARMLEELEIADGMTVLEIGAGTGYNAALLAHRLGDDAVTTIDLDPEITESARRHLAAAGHRPAVITGDGARGCPERGPYDRIIATCTLPSVPQAWLAQCRPGARILAPFATGLIMLGVRETPHGRCAEGRFLYTPAYFVPLRGAVPPPVRHPRTAGVPRRVADDELFLFMLTLTGSTLDPREALSLWQREGRPERARFGLTVREGRQWAWLDDPEGPYAWPLPADLSD, encoded by the coding sequence ATGGGCGCATACCTGGATCAGTTCTCGGAGGCGGGCGCCGAGGCCCGACGCGCGATGGTGCGGGAAATGGTCAGGCGCGGTGCGCTGAAGGACCCTGCCTGGCGTGCCGCGTTCGAGGAGGTGCCGCGCCACCTGTTCGTGCCGTACTACTTCGTGGCCGGGACCGGCGGGCCCCAGCGGCTCTGGTGCGAGGACCCCGACCCGGCCCGGCGGGCCCGGTGGCTGCACGGCGCCTACGAGGACGAGGCGCTGGCCACCCGGATCCGGGACGGCGAACTCGTGTCGTCGAGCAGTCAGCCGTCGCTGATGGCCCGGATGCTGGAGGAACTGGAGATCGCGGACGGCATGACCGTCCTGGAGATCGGTGCGGGCACCGGCTACAACGCCGCTCTGCTCGCCCACCGCCTCGGCGACGACGCGGTGACCACCATCGACCTCGACCCGGAGATCACGGAGTCGGCGCGCAGACATCTCGCGGCGGCCGGCCACCGCCCGGCGGTGATCACCGGGGACGGGGCGCGGGGCTGCCCCGAGCGGGGCCCGTACGACCGGATCATCGCGACCTGCACCCTGCCGTCCGTACCGCAGGCATGGCTGGCGCAGTGCAGGCCGGGGGCGCGGATCCTGGCGCCGTTCGCCACCGGTCTGATCATGCTGGGGGTCCGGGAGACGCCGCACGGCAGGTGTGCCGAGGGGCGGTTCCTGTACACGCCCGCGTACTTCGTGCCGCTGCGCGGGGCGGTGCCGCCGCCGGTGCGCCACCCGCGCACCGCGGGAGTGCCGAGGCGGGTGGCCGACGACGAGTTGTTCCTGTTCATGCTGACGCTGACCGGATCCACTCTCGACCCGCGCGAGGCCCTCTCCCTCTGGCAGCGGGAGGGACGCCCTGAGCGGGCGAGGTTCGGCCTCACGGTCCGGGAGGGGCGGCAGTGGGCCTGGCTGGACGACCCGGAGGGGCCGTACGCCTGGCCGCTGCCTGCCGACCTCTCGGACTGA
- a CDS encoding VWA domain-containing protein, whose translation MANFSKSHVPQFSVEVYQNEYLPEGGREVNAIVTVTSTGGGTTGGIPLTGATASPARVPGQGPNAAVVIMVDCSGSMDYPPTKMRNARDATAAAIDTLRDGTSFAVVGGTHVAKEVYPGNGRLATADAQTRAQAKEALRRLSAGGGTAIGTWLRLADRLLGAADVDIRHGILLTDGRNEHESPEDLADALEACAGRFTCDARGVGTDWEVKEVTAIASALLGTVDIVADPAGLAADFTQMMENAMGKEVADVALRLWTPVGVEIKFVKQVAPTVAELTDRRTEAGPRAGDYPTGSWGDESRDYHVCVQVPEAGIGQEMLAARVSLILPDPSGTAAPQTLSQGLVRAVWTDDMVASTSINPQVAHYTGQAELAQVIQQGLDARKSGDFDGATAKLGRAVQLASASGNADTAKLLSKVVDVVDAATGTVRLKAKVAEADEMTLETRSTKTVRVKK comes from the coding sequence ATGGCCAACTTCTCCAAGTCCCACGTGCCGCAGTTCTCCGTCGAGGTGTACCAGAACGAATATCTGCCGGAGGGCGGCCGCGAGGTCAACGCGATCGTCACGGTCACGTCGACCGGCGGCGGCACCACCGGTGGCATCCCGCTGACCGGCGCGACCGCCTCGCCCGCCCGTGTGCCGGGGCAGGGGCCGAACGCCGCCGTGGTGATCATGGTGGACTGTTCCGGTTCGATGGACTATCCGCCGACGAAGATGCGCAACGCGCGCGACGCGACGGCCGCGGCCATCGACACCCTGCGCGACGGCACGTCGTTCGCCGTGGTCGGCGGTACGCACGTCGCCAAGGAGGTCTACCCGGGCAACGGCCGCCTCGCCACCGCGGACGCACAGACCAGGGCCCAGGCGAAGGAGGCACTGCGTCGGCTCAGTGCGGGCGGCGGTACGGCGATCGGCACCTGGCTGCGGCTGGCCGACCGGCTGCTCGGCGCCGCCGACGTGGACATCCGGCACGGGATCCTTCTCACCGACGGCCGCAACGAGCACGAGTCGCCCGAGGACCTGGCGGACGCTCTCGAGGCGTGCGCGGGCCGCTTCACCTGTGACGCCCGGGGCGTCGGCACCGACTGGGAGGTGAAAGAAGTCACAGCCATAGCCTCCGCGCTGCTCGGCACCGTGGACATCGTCGCCGATCCGGCGGGGCTCGCCGCGGACTTCACGCAGATGATGGAGAACGCGATGGGCAAGGAGGTCGCGGACGTGGCGCTGCGGCTCTGGACGCCCGTCGGAGTCGAGATCAAGTTCGTGAAGCAGGTCGCGCCGACGGTCGCCGAGCTGACCGACCGCCGCACCGAGGCGGGCCCGCGCGCCGGGGACTACCCGACCGGGTCCTGGGGCGACGAATCCCGCGACTACCACGTGTGCGTACAGGTGCCGGAGGCCGGGATCGGGCAGGAGATGCTCGCGGCCCGCGTCTCGTTGATCCTCCCCGACCCGTCGGGGACGGCGGCTCCGCAGACGCTTTCGCAGGGCTTGGTGCGGGCGGTGTGGACCGACGACATGGTGGCGTCCACCTCGATCAATCCGCAGGTTGCGCACTACACGGGCCAGGCGGAACTGGCACAAGTCATCCAACAAGGGCTCGATGCGCGCAAGTCGGGCGATTTCGACGGAGCGACGGCGAAATTGGGCCGCGCGGTGCAGCTGGCATCGGCCTCCGGGAACGCCGATACTGCGAAACTGCTTTCGAAGGTGGTGGACGTCGTGGATGCGGCGACAGGTACTGTGCGACTGAAGGCGAAGGTGGCGGAGGCCGACGAGATGACCCTCGAGACGCGCTCCACCAAGACCGTCCGCGTGAAGAAATGA
- a CDS encoding N-acetylglucosamine kinase, whose translation MGVNAAVLAIDAGNSKTDVALIGPDGTVLSTARGGGFQPQAVSVAAAVDVLGATLDEALAKARGTAGPVDSVGHVSACLANADLPVEERELTEALRNRGWGDTVEVRNDTFAILRAGVDEPRGVAVVCGAGINCVGMVPDGRTARFPAIGRISGDWGGGSGLAEEAMWFASRAEDGRGEPTELVRALPAHFGLDSMYALIEAVHLGHIELERRHELTPVLFATGAAGDPVARALVHRLAEEVVAMASVALTRLGLLDEEAPVVLGGSVLAARHPQLDDAIAELLAVRAPKAVIRLVAEPPVLGAGLLGLDRTGAAPEVHNRLRAQYA comes from the coding sequence GTGGGCGTGAACGCTGCGGTCCTCGCCATCGACGCGGGGAACAGCAAGACCGATGTGGCACTGATCGGACCGGACGGAACGGTGCTGAGCACGGCCCGCGGGGGCGGCTTCCAGCCGCAGGCCGTCTCCGTCGCGGCGGCGGTCGACGTCCTCGGCGCGACGCTCGACGAAGCGCTGGCGAAAGCACGTGGGACCGCGGGCCCCGTCGACTCCGTCGGTCATGTGTCGGCCTGTCTCGCCAACGCCGATCTCCCGGTCGAGGAACGGGAGTTGACCGAGGCACTGCGGAACCGGGGCTGGGGCGACACGGTCGAGGTCCGTAATGACACCTTCGCGATCCTGCGCGCGGGCGTCGACGAGCCACGAGGAGTCGCCGTCGTCTGCGGCGCGGGGATCAACTGTGTCGGCATGGTGCCGGACGGGCGGACCGCCCGCTTCCCCGCGATCGGCCGGATCTCCGGTGACTGGGGCGGCGGTTCGGGTCTCGCCGAGGAGGCCATGTGGTTCGCCTCGCGGGCCGAGGACGGGCGCGGGGAGCCGACGGAGCTGGTCCGCGCGCTCCCCGCCCACTTCGGGCTCGACTCGATGTACGCGCTGATCGAGGCGGTGCATCTGGGACACATCGAGCTCGAGCGCCGGCACGAGCTGACGCCGGTGCTGTTCGCGACCGGTGCCGCCGGGGACCCGGTGGCACGTGCTCTGGTGCACCGGCTCGCGGAGGAGGTCGTCGCGATGGCCTCGGTCGCGCTGACCCGCCTCGGGCTGCTGGACGAGGAGGCACCGGTGGTGCTGGGGGGCAGCGTGCTGGCGGCCCGGCACCCGCAACTGGACGACGCGATCGCCGAACTCCTTGCGGTACGAGCCCCGAAGGCGGTGATCCGGCTGGTGGCGGAGCCGCCGGTGCTGGGCGCCGGACTTCTGGGCCTGGACCGCACGGGGGCGGCGCCGGAGGTGCACAACAGGCTTCGTGCGCAGTACGCCTGA
- a CDS encoding globin — protein sequence MTENPHDTLQEQTFYEQVGGEETFRRLVHRFYQGVAEDPLLRPMYPEEDLGPAEERFTLFLIQYWGGPRTYSEQRGHPRLRMRHVPFRVDRAAHDAWLARMRVALDELGLSPEHERQLWDYLTYAAASMVNTEG from the coding sequence GTGACAGAGAATCCGCACGACACGCTTCAGGAGCAGACCTTCTACGAGCAGGTCGGCGGCGAGGAGACCTTCCGGCGCCTGGTCCACCGCTTCTACCAGGGGGTTGCCGAGGACCCGCTGCTGCGGCCGATGTATCCGGAAGAGGATCTGGGGCCGGCCGAGGAACGGTTCACGCTGTTCCTGATCCAGTACTGGGGTGGTCCCCGGACGTACAGCGAGCAGCGCGGTCACCCCCGGCTGCGGATGCGGCACGTCCCGTTCCGGGTGGACCGGGCCGCGCACGATGCCTGGCTGGCCCGGATGCGGGTGGCTCTCGACGAGCTCGGACTGTCCCCGGAGCATGAGCGGCAACTGTGGGACTACCTCACGTACGCCGCTGCCTCGATGGTGAACACCGAGGGCTGA
- a CDS encoding PP2C family serine/threonine-protein phosphatase, whose translation MSQMHQETALSRCPNCEEPLESGDLFCGACGYDLSVVPAPPQDHPTIAMAAPVEGGAPGGTALGGAPGGTTASGPGAPTAAASGSVEWSAAPVAGRSEPPAPGGAPVHAPAGVRFDRPNTSGPSPDPVSGSGDFELAAPVAPDPRTSAGVAFPEAALTPPDGTKLCVACRAGHVDPDGYCENCGHAQPRERDHMEQELGSVAAVSDRGLRHHRNEDSFAVSTTALPDGSPAVVAIVCDGVSSASRPDEASAAAAIAANESLLESLPRGAHPQQAMHEAIVAAAESVNSLAHDDGQAREHDPHHHQNAPACTLVGAVMAGGLLVVGWVGDSRVYWVPDDRTTPPARLTEDDSWAAQMVATGLMNEAEAYADERAHAITGWLGADAYELEPHTASFKPDRPGLVVVCTDGLWNYAESAAEMAAVVPPDAHERPLHGAQVLVGHALDGGGHDNVTVALLPFAVPPQGAGSAYSTA comes from the coding sequence ATGTCGCAGATGCACCAGGAGACCGCCTTGTCGAGGTGTCCGAACTGCGAGGAGCCGCTGGAATCGGGCGACCTGTTCTGCGGTGCGTGCGGGTACGACCTGTCGGTCGTGCCGGCGCCGCCGCAGGACCACCCGACGATCGCGATGGCCGCGCCCGTGGAGGGCGGTGCGCCGGGGGGCACGGCCCTCGGCGGTGCGCCGGGGGGAACGACGGCTTCCGGGCCGGGCGCGCCCACCGCGGCGGCCTCGGGTTCGGTCGAGTGGTCGGCCGCCCCCGTGGCCGGCCGGTCCGAGCCGCCCGCGCCGGGTGGCGCACCGGTACACGCTCCCGCAGGTGTCCGCTTCGACCGTCCGAACACCTCGGGGCCGAGCCCCGACCCGGTCTCCGGCTCAGGGGACTTCGAGCTGGCGGCCCCCGTCGCCCCCGACCCCCGCACCTCTGCAGGCGTCGCCTTCCCGGAGGCGGCCCTCACCCCGCCGGACGGCACCAAGCTGTGCGTCGCCTGCCGCGCCGGCCATGTCGATCCCGACGGCTACTGCGAGAACTGCGGTCACGCCCAGCCCCGCGAGCGCGACCACATGGAGCAGGAGCTCGGCTCGGTGGCCGCCGTCAGCGACCGGGGGCTGCGCCATCACCGCAACGAGGACTCGTTCGCCGTGTCGACCACCGCCCTGCCGGACGGCTCACCGGCCGTCGTCGCGATCGTCTGCGACGGCGTCTCCTCCGCCAGCCGCCCCGACGAGGCCTCCGCCGCTGCCGCGATCGCCGCCAACGAGTCACTGCTGGAGTCGCTGCCGCGCGGCGCCCACCCGCAGCAGGCGATGCACGAGGCGATCGTCGCCGCCGCCGAGTCGGTCAACTCGCTCGCCCACGACGACGGCCAGGCCCGGGAGCACGATCCGCACCACCATCAGAACGCCCCGGCCTGCACCCTGGTCGGCGCAGTCATGGCGGGCGGCCTGCTGGTCGTCGGCTGGGTCGGCGACAGCCGCGTCTACTGGGTGCCGGACGACCGGACCACCCCGCCCGCCCGGCTCACCGAGGACGACTCCTGGGCCGCGCAGATGGTGGCGACGGGCCTGATGAACGAGGCCGAGGCGTACGCGGACGAGCGCGCCCACGCCATCACGGGCTGGCTAGGCGCCGATGCGTACGAACTGGAGCCGCACACCGCCTCGTTCAAACCGGACCGGCCGGGTCTGGTGGTGGTGTGCACGGACGGGCTGTGGAACTACGCGGAGTCGGCCGCCGAGATGGCCGCCGTCGTCCCTCCGGACGCGCACGAACGACCGCTGCACGGAGCCCAGGTGCTGGTGGGGCACGCGCTCGACGGTGGGGGCCACGACAACGTAACAGTGGCTCTGCTGCCGTTCGCCGTACCCCCACAAGGGGCAGGATCGGCCTACAGCACCGCTTGA
- a CDS encoding serine/threonine-protein kinase, with protein sequence MSTQCQRPSCEGNYEDMGGGELYCDTCGLAPVVSPTGMVSSPPTGIAAGGASGKGGKGGNSSSARSGSRASSRASSRASARSSTSRRSVSGRLSRSLSGSATSRSVSVRSSGSSTGASGRNRLGAGLVQVPDVPRPDPRSAVMENPQVPERKRFCSRSDCGAPVGRSRGERPGRTEGFCTKCGHPYSFVPKLHGGDIVHGQYEVAGCLAHGGLGWVYLAVDRAVSDRWVVLKGLLDTGDQDAMAAAISERRFLAEIEHSNIVRIYNFVEHLDQRTGSLDGYIVMEYVGGKALKEIANERRTPSGKRDPLPVEQACAYGIEALEALGHLHSRNLLYCDFKVDNAIQTEDQLKLIDMGAVRRMDDEESAIYGTVGYQAPEVAEVGPSIASDLYTVARTLAVLTFDFQGYTNVFVDSLPDPDNIEVFRAYESFYRLLVRATDPDPARRFASASEMAEQLTGVLREVVALQTGRPRPALSTLFGTELRVTDTQLFAELTDDVSRLGVRTEPAGRRGGRNRGPVAAFGGVPVASPTAVGHVAPGAPPFVPGQSAPGAAPLSASATHVRGGNGAPYVQTQVVVPAPRVAPAPAGPGPLPATSAPGVPRLAGLDARATSLALPVPRVDANDPNAGFLAGLMASAPAELIAALQAVPAASLETRLRELRARLEMNELGSAGQTLTGLEAQHPDDWRVVWYRGITSLVTGDNETAALSFDAVYDAFPGEPAPKLALGICAEVLGQLDNAAEYYRLVWTTDPSFVSAAFGLARVQIAAGDRAGAVRTLESVPEASIHYTAARVAAVRARLRERAPHEPLIADLTAAADQVSGLQSFGLDAVRREQLSTEVLGTALDWVLSGSPTDRPDSPQSRAPAGPRMLLGSEVDERGLRFGLERSYRMLARLAQRGDERIELVERANRFRPRTWV encoded by the coding sequence ATGAGTACGCAGTGCCAGCGCCCCTCGTGCGAGGGCAATTACGAGGACATGGGCGGCGGTGAGCTGTACTGCGACACCTGCGGTCTGGCTCCGGTCGTCTCGCCGACGGGGATGGTGAGCTCGCCGCCCACCGGTATCGCGGCCGGCGGCGCGAGCGGCAAGGGTGGCAAGGGCGGCAACAGCAGTTCGGCGCGGAGCGGTTCGCGGGCGTCGTCCCGGGCCTCCTCGCGCGCCTCGGCCCGCTCGTCGACCTCGCGGCGTTCGGTGTCGGGGCGGCTGTCGCGTTCCCTGTCGGGCAGCGCCACGTCCCGCTCGGTGTCGGTGCGTTCCTCCGGTTCGTCGACGGGGGCGTCCGGGCGCAACCGGCTGGGAGCGGGTCTGGTGCAGGTGCCGGACGTGCCGCGCCCCGACCCACGCTCCGCGGTGATGGAGAACCCGCAGGTGCCGGAGCGGAAACGGTTCTGTTCGCGCTCCGACTGCGGGGCCCCGGTAGGCCGGTCACGTGGTGAACGGCCGGGCCGGACCGAGGGGTTCTGCACCAAGTGCGGTCACCCGTACTCCTTCGTGCCGAAGCTGCACGGCGGCGACATCGTGCACGGCCAGTACGAGGTGGCGGGCTGTCTGGCGCACGGCGGGCTCGGCTGGGTCTATCTCGCGGTGGACCGTGCGGTCTCGGACCGCTGGGTGGTCCTCAAGGGCCTGCTGGACACCGGCGACCAGGACGCCATGGCCGCCGCGATCTCGGAGCGCCGCTTCCTCGCCGAGATCGAGCACTCCAACATCGTCCGGATCTACAACTTCGTCGAGCATCTCGACCAGCGCACCGGCTCGCTCGACGGCTACATCGTGATGGAGTACGTCGGCGGCAAGGCGCTCAAGGAGATCGCGAACGAGCGCCGTACCCCCTCCGGGAAGCGGGATCCGCTGCCGGTCGAGCAGGCCTGCGCGTACGGCATCGAGGCGCTGGAGGCGCTCGGCCATCTGCACAGCCGCAATCTGCTGTACTGCGACTTCAAGGTCGACAACGCGATCCAGACCGAGGACCAGCTCAAGCTGATCGACATGGGCGCGGTGCGCAGGATGGACGACGAGGAGTCGGCCATCTACGGCACGGTGGGCTATCAGGCGCCGGAGGTCGCGGAGGTCGGCCCGTCGATCGCCTCCGATCTGTACACGGTCGCACGGACGCTCGCGGTGCTCACCTTCGACTTCCAGGGCTACACGAACGTCTTCGTGGACTCGCTGCCGGACCCGGACAACATCGAGGTGTTCCGGGCGTACGAGTCGTTCTACCGGCTGCTGGTGCGGGCCACGGATCCGGATCCGGCGAGACGCTTCGCCTCGGCGTCGGAGATGGCGGAGCAGCTGACGGGGGTGTTGCGGGAGGTCGTGGCGCTGCAGACGGGGCGGCCTCGGCCGGCGCTCTCGACGCTGTTCGGCACGGAACTCCGCGTCACGGACACGCAGTTGTTCGCCGAGCTGACGGACGATGTGTCGCGACTCGGGGTACGGACGGAGCCGGCCGGCCGGCGTGGCGGGAGGAACCGGGGTCCGGTTGCGGCGTTCGGCGGGGTTCCGGTCGCCTCGCCGACGGCGGTCGGGCATGTGGCGCCCGGTGCGCCGCCGTTCGTTCCCGGGCAGTCGGCTCCGGGGGCCGCACCGCTGTCGGCCTCCGCCACGCACGTACGGGGCGGCAACGGCGCCCCGTACGTGCAGACGCAGGTGGTCGTTCCGGCACCGCGGGTCGCGCCCGCACCGGCCGGCCCCGGCCCGCTGCCGGCGACCTCCGCCCCGGGCGTGCCACGGCTGGCCGGGCTCGACGCGCGGGCCACCTCGCTCGCGCTGCCCGTACCGCGGGTGGACGCCAACGACCCCAACGCGGGCTTTCTCGCCGGGCTGATGGCGTCCGCACCCGCCGAACTGATTGCCGCATTGCAGGCCGTACCCGCCGCCTCGCTGGAGACCAGACTTCGGGAACTGCGCGCCCGCCTGGAGATGAACGAACTGGGGTCCGCCGGCCAGACCTTGACCGGTCTGGAGGCGCAGCACCCGGACGACTGGCGGGTCGTCTGGTACCGCGGTATCACCTCGTTGGTGACGGGTGACAACGAGACCGCCGCGCTGTCGTTCGACGCCGTCTACGACGCGTTCCCCGGTGAGCCCGCTCCCAAGCTGGCGCTGGGCATCTGTGCGGAGGTCCTCGGCCAGCTGGACAACGCCGCCGAGTACTACCGCCTGGTGTGGACGACCGACCCGAGCTTCGTCAGCGCCGCGTTCGGCCTGGCCCGGGTGCAGATAGCGGCCGGGGACCGGGCCGGGGCCGTACGGACGCTGGAATCCGTGCCCGAGGCGTCGATCCACTACACGGCCGCCCGGGTCGCCGCCGTACGGGCCCGGCTGCGTGAACGCGCCCCGCACGAGCCGCTGATCGCCGATCTGACGGCCGCCGCCGACCAGGTGTCCGGGCTGCAGAGTTTCGGACTGGACGCGGTGCGCCGTGAGCAGCTGTCGACCGAGGTACTGGGAACGGCGCTGGACTGGGTACTCTCCGGTAGCCCCACGGACCGGCCGGACTCCCCGCAATCCCGAGCTCCTGCCGGACCGAGGATGCTGCTCGGCAGCGAGGTGGACGAACGCGGGCTGCGTTTCGGTCTCGAGCGTTCGTACCGGATGCTCGCCCGGCTTGCGCAGCGTGGCGACGAGAGGATCGAACTGGTGGAGCGGGCCAACCGCTTCCGCCCCCGGACGTGGGTGTGA
- a CDS encoding FHA domain-containing protein, which yields MPTCPNGHQSGSDDWCEVCGHRMAGAGAPAGAVPPPPPPPPAPGYGYPQGPGPDATQQAELCPQCRTPREAMAPFCEECRWNFLTNTATSYTPLAPQHGGPGAGGPVPGLNLPPGFQAQQGPPPQQQRDPFEYQSSRPSQVNRPAEPLSGPGSHPGPPGPGPQQPPNPFQRQGPPPPPSFQQQTAPPQPQVQQPAGDDWMLPPPSQPQAPQAPQPPRQQPPFQSQVPNQAPANWTAVIAPDREYFLAMMQRSGPEATGLNLPAYSPEQHLPLTGNQVTIGRRRHSTGESPDVDLSVPPEDPGVSHQHAVLVQQPDGSWAVVDQNSTNGTTLNGAEDPIQPYVPVPLQDGDQVHVGAWTTITIRRG from the coding sequence ATGCCGACCTGCCCGAACGGACACCAGTCGGGTTCCGACGACTGGTGCGAGGTCTGCGGCCATCGCATGGCCGGCGCGGGCGCGCCCGCGGGTGCAGTCCCACCGCCGCCTCCCCCGCCGCCCGCGCCCGGATACGGCTACCCGCAGGGCCCCGGCCCCGATGCGACGCAGCAGGCGGAGCTCTGCCCGCAGTGCCGCACCCCGCGTGAGGCGATGGCGCCGTTCTGCGAGGAGTGCCGGTGGAACTTCCTCACGAACACGGCGACGTCGTACACCCCGCTGGCCCCGCAGCACGGGGGCCCGGGTGCCGGCGGACCGGTGCCCGGCCTGAACCTGCCGCCCGGCTTCCAGGCGCAGCAGGGTCCCCCGCCGCAGCAGCAGCGCGATCCGTTCGAGTACCAGAGCTCGCGGCCCTCGCAGGTGAACCGTCCGGCCGAGCCGCTGTCCGGTCCCGGCAGCCACCCGGGTCCTCCCGGACCGGGTCCGCAGCAGCCGCCGAACCCGTTCCAGCGGCAGGGCCCGCCGCCCCCGCCGTCCTTCCAGCAGCAGACCGCACCGCCGCAGCCACAGGTCCAGCAGCCTGCCGGTGACGACTGGATGCTGCCGCCACCCTCGCAGCCGCAGGCACCGCAGGCACCGCAGCCCCCGAGGCAGCAGCCGCCCTTCCAGAGCCAGGTCCCGAACCAGGCGCCCGCGAACTGGACGGCGGTCATCGCCCCGGACCGTGAGTACTTCCTCGCGATGATGCAGCGGAGCGGCCCCGAGGCGACCGGGCTCAACCTGCCCGCGTACTCCCCGGAGCAGCACCTCCCGCTCACCGGCAACCAGGTCACCATCGGCCGTCGTCGGCACAGCACCGGCGAGTCCCCCGATGTCGATCTGTCCGTGCCGCCGGAGGACCCGGGGGTCTCGCACCAGCACGCGGTGCTGGTGCAGCAGCCCGACGGCAGCTGGGCCGTGGTCGACCAGAACTCCACGAACGGCACCACGCTGAACGGCGCCGAGGACCCGATCCAGCCCTACGTCCCCGTACCGCTCCAGGACGGCGACCAGGTGCACGTCGGGGCGTGGACGACGATCACCATCCGGCGCGGCTGA